A stretch of the Streptomyces sp. NBC_01428 genome encodes the following:
- the paaN gene encoding phenylacetic acid degradation protein PaaN translates to MAAELTAHQLIAQHRPTLDQALEAIRTRAYWSPHPEHPKAYGEHGSLGMAEGKAAFDALLGTRLDLGQPGTDDWVGGEISPYGIELGVTYPHADIDTLLPAMRAGQRAWRDAGAEIRAAVCLEIIKRISDRTHEFAHAVMHTSGQAFMMAFQAGGPHAQDRGLEAVAYAYVEQVRTPDTAEWTKPQGKRDPLALTKDFTPVPRGIALVIGCNTFPTWNGYPGLFASLATGNAVLVKPHPRAVLPLALTVQVAREVLAEAGFDPNLVALAAERPGEGIAKTLATRPEIRIIDYTGSTAFGDWLETNARQAQVYTEKAGVNTVVVESTGDYKGMLSNLAFSLSLYSGQMCTTPQNLLIPRDGFRTDEGPKSYDEVVTDLAKSVGGLLGDDARANALLGAIVNPDVKARLEAAAGLGEVALPSREIENPEFPDAVVRTPVIVKLDGARKYWEGESADEAAFMSECFGPVSFAVAVDSAADAVELLRRTIRDKGAMTVGAYTTDEEVEREVREACLEECAQLSLNLTGGVYVNQTAAFSDFHGSGGNGAANAALCDGAFVSNRFRVVEVRREA, encoded by the coding sequence ATGGCCGCCGAACTCACCGCGCACCAGCTGATCGCCCAGCACCGGCCCACCCTGGACCAGGCGCTGGAAGCGATCCGCACGCGCGCGTACTGGTCCCCGCACCCCGAGCACCCCAAGGCGTACGGCGAGCACGGCAGCCTGGGCATGGCCGAGGGCAAGGCCGCCTTCGACGCCCTGCTGGGCACCCGCCTCGACCTCGGACAGCCCGGCACGGACGACTGGGTCGGCGGCGAGATCTCGCCGTACGGCATCGAGCTGGGCGTGACCTACCCGCACGCGGACATCGACACGCTGCTGCCCGCCATGCGCGCCGGGCAGCGCGCCTGGCGGGACGCGGGCGCGGAGATCCGTGCCGCGGTCTGCCTGGAGATCATCAAGCGGATCAGCGACCGCACCCACGAGTTCGCGCACGCGGTCATGCACACCAGCGGCCAGGCCTTCATGATGGCGTTCCAGGCGGGCGGACCGCACGCGCAGGACCGCGGCCTGGAGGCGGTGGCGTACGCGTACGTGGAGCAGGTCCGCACCCCCGACACCGCGGAGTGGACCAAGCCCCAGGGCAAGCGCGACCCCCTCGCGCTGACCAAGGACTTCACGCCCGTCCCGCGCGGCATCGCGCTGGTGATCGGCTGCAACACCTTCCCGACGTGGAACGGCTATCCGGGCCTGTTCGCCTCCCTGGCCACGGGCAACGCGGTCCTGGTGAAGCCCCACCCGCGCGCGGTGCTGCCGCTCGCGCTCACCGTCCAGGTCGCGCGCGAGGTGCTCGCCGAGGCGGGCTTCGACCCGAACCTGGTGGCGCTGGCCGCCGAGCGACCCGGCGAGGGCATCGCGAAGACGCTGGCCACCCGCCCCGAGATCCGGATCATCGACTACACCGGCTCCACCGCGTTCGGCGACTGGCTGGAGACCAACGCCCGCCAGGCGCAGGTCTACACGGAAAAGGCCGGCGTGAACACGGTGGTCGTGGAGTCGACCGGCGACTACAAGGGGATGCTGTCCAATCTCGCGTTCTCCCTGTCGCTCTACAGCGGCCAGATGTGCACCACCCCGCAGAACCTGCTGATCCCGCGCGACGGCTTCCGCACGGACGAGGGCCCCAAGTCGTACGACGAGGTGGTCACCGACCTCGCGAAGTCGGTCGGCGGCCTGCTCGGCGACGACGCCCGGGCGAACGCGCTGCTGGGCGCCATCGTGAACCCGGACGTGAAGGCCCGCCTGGAGGCGGCCGCCGGACTGGGCGAAGTCGCCCTGCCCTCCAGGGAGATCGAGAACCCGGAGTTCCCGGACGCCGTCGTACGCACCCCCGTGATCGTGAAGCTCGACGGCGCGCGCAAGTACTGGGAGGGCGAGAGCGCCGACGAGGCGGCCTTCATGAGCGAGTGCTTCGGCCCGGTCTCCTTCGCCGTCGCGGTCGACTCGGCGGCGGACGCCGTGGAGCTGCTGCGGCGCACGATCAGGGACAAGGGCGCGATGACCGTCGGCGCGTACACCACGGACGAGGAGGTCGAGCGCGAGGTGCGGGAGGCCTGCCTGGAGGAGTGCGCCCAGCTCTCGCTGAACCTGACGGGCGGGGTGTACGTGAACCAGACGGCCGCGTTCTCGGACTTCCACGGATCGGGCGGGAACGGCGCGGCCAACGCGGCCCTGTGCGACGGCGCGTTCGTCTCGAACCGCTTCCGGGTCGTCGAGGTGCGCCGGGAGGCGTGA
- a CDS encoding TrmH family RNA methyltransferase, translated as MNDPVRVWHRIADESVLLDGFHALKHAVRFGADIPVAVTTDRRATLELAAELAPDVRAALDGLLAEVPEAAFAHLVTRPHPTSVAALAVRPSRAAHLETLARTPRTAPVVVLDDPRNLGNAGAVIRLAAGFGATGVVTTGTLDPWHPTVVRGGAGLHFATAVERLTMDELPPGPVFALDPEGEDIRGSKIPDDAVLAFGSERSGLSAGLRARADHLVALPMRPQVSSYNLATSVAMTLFHWSATGGAPA; from the coding sequence ATGAACGACCCCGTACGTGTCTGGCACCGGATCGCCGACGAGTCCGTCCTGCTCGACGGCTTCCACGCCCTCAAGCACGCGGTGCGCTTCGGGGCCGACATCCCGGTCGCTGTCACCACCGACCGGCGGGCGACACTGGAGCTGGCCGCGGAACTCGCCCCCGACGTCCGCGCGGCCCTGGACGGCCTGCTGGCCGAGGTCCCGGAGGCGGCGTTCGCCCACCTCGTGACGCGTCCCCACCCCACCTCGGTGGCCGCTCTTGCCGTACGTCCCTCACGGGCCGCCCATCTCGAGACGCTGGCCCGCACCCCCCGCACCGCACCCGTCGTCGTCCTCGACGACCCGCGCAACCTGGGCAACGCCGGCGCGGTGATCCGGCTGGCGGCGGGATTCGGTGCGACCGGTGTGGTCACCACGGGCACGCTGGACCCCTGGCACCCCACCGTCGTGCGCGGCGGGGCCGGACTGCACTTCGCGACCGCCGTGGAACGCCTGACGATGGACGAACTGCCGCCGGGCCCGGTCTTCGCGCTCGACCCGGAGGGCGAGGACATCCGCGGATCGAAGATCCCCGACGACGCGGTGCTCGCCTTCGGCTCGGAGCGCAGCGGGCTGTCGGCCGGACTGCGCGCCCGGGCCGACCACTTGGTGGCGCTGCCGATGCGCCCCCAGGTCTCCAGCTACAACCTCGCGACCAGTGTGGCCATGACGCTGTTCCACTGGAGCGCGACCGGGGGCGCACCCGCTTAG
- a CDS encoding HTTM domain-containing protein, with the protein MNRFAPTLSRGIARVTESALGPYQTAMIRIGFAATWLLFLVREFPHRQEMYGPDGPWSWDLAQRLVASNHAFTALLWSDSQVWFEIVYALAVLSSVLLLAGWRTRTMSVLFMIGVLSLQNRSVFMGDGGDNVLHLMAIYLVFTRCGRVWSLDARRERLAHQARARGEWSAPDRVGPVLWTVLGVLLATATGAGRIEGGLLGGWLTVFWGLWAAQGLWWAVRRFARSAEPRVLLDVVANLAHNAALSIIMAEACLIYATAGWYKVQGSRWQDGTAVYYPLHLDYFSPWSALSGVLSAHGTLVMLVTYGTVIMQVAFPFTLFNRRVKNVLLVAMMTEHAVIAVVLGLPFFSLAMIAADAVFLPTSFLRRLGGWTARTRGRLSAVGGRTVPGPRAPEPGVPEGAEPTHVGFTA; encoded by the coding sequence ATGAACCGATTCGCTCCGACGCTCTCGCGCGGCATCGCCCGCGTCACCGAGTCGGCCCTCGGGCCCTATCAGACCGCGATGATCCGCATCGGCTTCGCCGCCACCTGGCTGCTGTTCCTGGTACGCGAGTTCCCCCACCGGCAGGAGATGTACGGGCCCGACGGACCCTGGAGCTGGGATCTCGCGCAGCGGCTCGTCGCGAGCAATCACGCCTTCACGGCCCTGCTCTGGTCCGACAGTCAGGTGTGGTTCGAGATCGTCTACGCCCTTGCCGTCCTGTCCAGCGTCCTGCTGCTGGCGGGCTGGCGGACCCGGACGATGTCCGTCCTCTTCATGATCGGCGTGCTGTCCCTGCAGAACCGCAGCGTCTTCATGGGGGACGGCGGCGACAACGTCCTGCACCTGATGGCGATCTATCTGGTGTTCACCCGCTGTGGCCGGGTGTGGTCCCTGGACGCCCGCCGCGAGCGCCTCGCGCACCAGGCACGCGCGCGGGGAGAGTGGTCGGCGCCCGACCGGGTGGGGCCCGTGCTGTGGACGGTGCTCGGTGTCCTGCTGGCGACGGCGACGGGCGCCGGGCGGATCGAAGGCGGCCTGCTCGGCGGCTGGCTCACGGTGTTCTGGGGGCTGTGGGCGGCCCAGGGACTGTGGTGGGCGGTCCGCCGGTTCGCGCGGAGCGCGGAGCCGCGCGTCCTGCTGGACGTCGTCGCCAACCTCGCGCACAACGCCGCTTTGTCGATCATCATGGCCGAGGCGTGCCTGATCTACGCGACCGCCGGCTGGTACAAGGTCCAGGGCTCGCGCTGGCAGGACGGCACCGCCGTCTACTACCCGCTGCACCTCGACTACTTCTCGCCCTGGTCGGCCCTGTCCGGCGTGCTGTCCGCGCACGGCACCCTCGTCATGCTGGTCACCTACGGCACGGTGATCATGCAGGTCGCCTTCCCCTTCACCCTGTTCAACCGGCGGGTCAAGAACGTCCTGCTGGTGGCGATGATGACCGAGCACGCGGTGATCGCCGTGGTCCTCGGCCTGCCGTTCTTCTCGCTCGCGATGATCGCCGCGGACGCGGTGTTCCTGCCGACGTCCTTCCTGCGCCGCCTCGGTGGATGGACGGCACGCACGCGTGGACGCCTGTCCGCTGTCGGAGGCCGTACGGTGCCGGGTCCCCGGGCGCCCGAACCGGGCGTTCCGGAGGGGGCCGAACCGACGCACGTAGGCTTCACCGCATGA